From a region of the Nitrospirota bacterium genome:
- a CDS encoding rRNA small subunit methyltransferase 1 gives MKNSVSPGTLYVVSSPIGNIEDVTFRALRVLREVAVIAAEDPQQTRALCERHDFCAPLTSYHNENKEEKTAVLLSRLREGASVALVADEGTPVIADPGKFLIQEAIRAGIPIAPVPGPSAGLAALSVSGFSGDRFLFLGAIPNTFAALHRLLGTLRKEPGTLILLATAGRLRKILQAVKEVLGDRNVVVAEDLTMSGETVVRGQADAVMRQLLEIPISGAVTLVIEGGEGKAGQNRKKKTRLKRQRVSGS, from the coding sequence ATGAAAAACAGCGTCAGCCCGGGAACGTTATATGTCGTCAGCTCCCCGATCGGCAACATCGAAGACGTAACCTTTCGGGCGCTTCGTGTTCTCCGGGAGGTGGCGGTCATCGCCGCGGAAGATCCGCAACAGACCCGGGCGCTCTGCGAGCGGCATGATTTCTGCGCGCCGCTTACCAGTTACCACAATGAGAACAAAGAAGAAAAAACCGCGGTGCTGCTGTCGCGTCTTCGCGAGGGGGCCAGTGTGGCGCTGGTCGCAGACGAGGGGACTCCGGTGATTGCCGACCCCGGAAAGTTTCTGATTCAAGAAGCCATCCGTGCGGGCATCCCGATTGCTCCGGTGCCGGGCCCATCCGCCGGATTGGCGGCCCTCTCTGTTTCCGGCTTCTCGGGGGACCGGTTTCTTTTCCTGGGGGCCATTCCCAATACATTTGCGGCCCTGCATCGCTTGTTAGGAACCTTGCGGAAGGAGCCAGGCACGCTGATCCTCCTGGCGACTGCGGGCAGGCTTCGCAAGATCCTCCAAGCCGTCAAGGAAGTGCTGGGCGACCGAAATGTTGTAGTGGCCGAGGATCTGACGATGTCCGGGGAGACGGTCGTCCGCGGCCAAGCCGACGCTGTCATGAGGCAGCTTCTTGAGATCCCCATCAGCGGAGCGGTGACACTGGTGATTGAAGGAGGCGAGGGAAAGGCCGGACAAAATCGGAAGAAAAAAACGCGGCTTAAGAGGCAGCGCGTTTCCGGATCGTGA
- a CDS encoding Fe-S cluster protector protein translates to MAAVQCVKCAKEGEAITDTLFMGKLESEIKAKVCKDCWKQWEGMRVMVINEYQVNLGEESGRELVKKQMRAFLNLGEAVDTSKLQQNFKPQA, encoded by the coding sequence ATGGCTGCTGTGCAATGTGTCAAATGCGCCAAAGAGGGCGAGGCGATTACCGATACGCTCTTTATGGGAAAACTTGAATCCGAGATCAAGGCCAAGGTGTGCAAGGACTGCTGGAAGCAGTGGGAGGGCATGCGGGTCATGGTCATCAACGAGTATCAGGTCAATCTCGGCGAGGAGAGTGGGCGAGAACTCGTCAAGAAACAGATGCGGGCCTTTCTCAACCTCGGCGAGGCGGTGGATACCAGCAAGCTGCAGCAGAATTTCAAGCCCCAGGCATAG
- a CDS encoding 30S ribosomal protein S9 has translation MAATQYATGKRKYAIARAWVSAGNGSIVVNTRPLDQYFPRPSLQSLIQFPLEVTGLAGKCDVKATLCGGGTTGQAGALRHAIAKALVTMNPALREPLKKEGLLTRDSRVKERKKYGQKGARKRFQFSKR, from the coding sequence ATGGCCGCAACACAGTATGCAACCGGCAAACGCAAGTATGCGATCGCGAGGGCGTGGGTGTCCGCCGGCAACGGCAGCATCGTCGTCAACACCAGGCCGCTGGACCAGTATTTTCCCCGGCCGTCCTTGCAGAGCTTGATTCAATTCCCGCTCGAAGTGACCGGCCTCGCTGGCAAGTGTGACGTCAAGGCGACGCTCTGCGGCGGCGGCACCACCGGCCAGGCCGGCGCGCTACGCCATGCCATCGCCAAAGCGTTGGTGACCATGAATCCGGCCTTGCGGGAGCCCCTCAAGAAGGAAGGCCTGCTGACCCGCGATTCGCGCGTCAAGGAGCGGAAAAAATACGGGCAGAAGGGAGCCAGGAAGCGGTTCCAGTTCTCCAAGCGTTAA
- a CDS encoding SDR family NAD(P)-dependent oxidoreductase, producing MTRGAGIRSESRPLAGQVALITGAGRGIGRATAELFAQAGARLVLCARTKRQLDATLKSIVAGGGEAVARVADIGLARQGRALAGLAKRRYGRLDILINNAGILGPLAPLVAYPLREWSKVLRVNLTGTFIVTQQAARLMAAQGRGCIVTISSSVGRAGRANWGGYAVSKFGGEGMSQILADELRTRGVIAFTFNPGGTKTDMRARAYPREDRRRLHTPSEAAQVLLRLVASATPAMSGKAFDFSDRS from the coding sequence ATGACAAGGGGCGCCGGTATCCGGTCCGAGTCCCGACCGCTTGCCGGTCAAGTGGCGCTCATTACCGGGGCCGGCCGCGGCATCGGTCGGGCTACGGCTGAACTCTTCGCACAGGCCGGCGCGCGGCTTGTCTTGTGCGCAAGAACCAAGAGACAGCTCGATGCGACGCTCAAGTCCATCGTCGCCGGCGGTGGAGAAGCGGTGGCGCGGGTGGCGGACATCGGATTGGCCAGGCAGGGGCGAGCCTTGGCGGGTCTGGCCAAGCGGCGCTACGGTCGGCTCGACATTCTCATTAACAATGCCGGGATTCTGGGGCCGCTGGCGCCCCTCGTCGCGTATCCCCTGCGCGAGTGGAGTAAGGTGCTGCGGGTGAACCTGACCGGGACCTTTATCGTCACCCAGCAGGCGGCCAGGCTGATGGCGGCTCAGGGTAGAGGGTGCATCGTCACCATCTCGTCCTCAGTGGGCCGGGCAGGACGTGCGAATTGGGGCGGCTATGCCGTCTCGAAGTTCGGAGGAGAGGGCATGAGCCAGATACTCGCCGATGAGCTTCGGACCCGCGGCGTCATCGCGTTCACCTTCAATCCGGGGGGAACGAAGACCGACATGAGAGCCCGGGCCTATCCGCGTGAAGATCGACGGCGCCTGCATACCCCATCCGAGGCGGCCCAGGTCCTGCTCCGCCTTGTGGCCTCGGCGACTCCGGCCATGTCAGGGAAAGCCTTCGATTTTTCCGATCGGTCATGA
- a CDS encoding bifunctional nuclease family protein, which produces MITQMKVRGLTFDPYSNTFVVILRDEHNVDMLPIWVGKSEASAISFALEGVAAPRPMTHDLMKAVLDAAGAKVISVVVTDLKDNTYYARVHLMSEDSEYSIDARPSDAIALALRADAPIFAKEDVIRQQASEELGQWLENLKPEDFGKYES; this is translated from the coding sequence ATGATTACACAGATGAAAGTCCGCGGGCTGACGTTTGATCCCTATAGCAATACCTTTGTGGTCATTTTGCGGGATGAGCATAACGTGGATATGTTACCCATTTGGGTTGGAAAATCAGAAGCCAGCGCGATCAGTTTTGCGTTGGAGGGCGTGGCGGCGCCGCGACCTATGACGCATGATCTGATGAAGGCCGTGTTGGATGCGGCCGGAGCCAAGGTGATCAGCGTGGTCGTCACGGATTTGAAGGACAACACCTACTACGCCAGAGTCCACCTGATGAGCGAAGATTCGGAATATTCCATCGACGCCAGGCCCAGCGACGCCATCGCGTTGGCCCTGCGAGCCGATGCGCCGATCTTTGCAAAAGAAGACGTGATTCGGCAGCAGGCGTCCGAAGAGCTGGGGCAGTGGCTGGAGAACCTCAAGCCGGAAGATTTTGGGAAGTACGAATCCTGA
- a CDS encoding sulfurtransferase TusA family protein, whose amino-acid sequence MNEPAQAALDNLHADAELDLRGVICPYNFVKTKLKLETMQAGQILAVILDEGDPIRNVPRSVSDDGHTVLAQELLTGAYRVTIRKRAAS is encoded by the coding sequence ATGAACGAGCCGGCACAGGCAGCTTTGGACAACTTGCATGCCGATGCGGAACTGGATTTGCGGGGCGTGATCTGCCCCTACAACTTCGTCAAGACCAAACTGAAACTGGAAACCATGCAGGCGGGACAGATCCTGGCGGTTATTCTCGACGAGGGGGACCCGATCCGCAACGTGCCGCGAAGCGTGTCCGACGACGGGCATACCGTGCTTGCACAGGAATTGTTGACAGGCGCCTATCGCGTCACGATCCGGAAACGCGCTGCCTCTTAA
- a CDS encoding hydroxymethylbilane synthase, which translates to MAYSTTRRSSLIIGTRGSKLALWQAEWVQASLHAIVPDLSVTLRTIKTSGDKILDVPLAAIGGKGLFVKEIEEALLREEIDLAVHSMKDVPTQLPEQLAILCIPKRENPHDALISRNSCKLADLPAGARIGTSSLRRQAQLLHHRPDLRIQMLRGNLDTRLRKVRDGDYEAIVLAAAGLTRLGWLDEVTEYLPFTISLPAIGQGAIGIEGRRDDAFVGTLLQKLDHLETRIAVSAERALLERLEGGCQVPIAAHATVQGKTLLMEGLVASVDGRQVLRETIEGLAPEAEHVGRQLAERLLARGGQAILSQIYGKG; encoded by the coding sequence ATGGCATACTCCACCACACGACGCTCATCGCTGATTATTGGCACGCGGGGAAGCAAGCTGGCCCTCTGGCAGGCCGAATGGGTCCAGGCCAGCCTGCATGCCATCGTCCCGGACCTCTCGGTCACCCTCAGGACCATCAAAACCTCCGGGGATAAGATTCTGGATGTGCCCTTGGCTGCCATCGGCGGCAAAGGTCTCTTCGTGAAAGAAATTGAAGAGGCCCTGCTGCGGGAAGAAATCGACCTGGCCGTGCACAGCATGAAAGATGTCCCGACTCAGCTTCCCGAACAGCTCGCGATCCTGTGCATCCCCAAACGGGAAAACCCGCACGATGCGCTCATCAGTCGGAACTCGTGTAAGTTGGCGGACCTGCCGGCTGGAGCCCGCATCGGCACCAGCAGCCTACGCCGGCAAGCCCAGCTCCTCCATCACCGACCGGATCTGCGCATTCAGATGCTGCGCGGCAACCTGGACACCCGTCTGCGCAAAGTTCGGGATGGAGACTACGAGGCCATTGTTCTGGCGGCGGCCGGCCTGACTCGCTTAGGATGGCTGGATGAGGTAACGGAATATTTGCCTTTCACGATCAGTCTTCCGGCTATCGGGCAGGGGGCCATCGGGATTGAGGGGCGTCGTGATGATGCGTTTGTGGGCACGCTCCTCCAGAAATTGGACCACCTGGAAACCCGTATAGCCGTATCGGCGGAGCGGGCCCTGCTGGAACGGCTGGAAGGAGGCTGCCAGGTTCCTATCGCCGCCCATGCAACAGTCCAGGGCAAAACTCTCTTGATGGAAGGGCTGGTTGCCAGCGTGGATGGCCGGCAAGTCTTGCGCGAGACGATCGAAGGACTGGCCCCCGAAGCCGAACATGTGGGACGCCAACTGGCTGAACGGCTGCTGGCTCGCGGAGGGCAGGCCATTCTGAGCCAGATTTACGGGAAAGGCTGA
- a CDS encoding bifunctional nuclease family protein — protein MAADDVDAGELIRLSVHGVLPDQNTDTHIVILRDEQHAEVLPIWVGAAEGNAIRMALEGMVSPRPMSHDLIRSFAEHLNVKVTQAVITEVKSNTYYARIHLLTADGEQTVDSRPSDAIALALRTNCPIFVTQEVLKQRGGTNLDAWLERFGTKNLGK, from the coding sequence ATGGCAGCCGATGACGTAGACGCCGGTGAACTGATCCGCTTGTCGGTGCATGGAGTCCTGCCCGACCAGAACACCGACACCCACATCGTTATCCTTCGGGATGAACAGCATGCCGAGGTGTTGCCGATCTGGGTCGGCGCGGCGGAAGGTAACGCGATCAGAATGGCGTTGGAGGGAATGGTTTCGCCACGCCCCATGAGCCACGATCTGATTCGAAGCTTCGCGGAGCACTTGAACGTCAAGGTGACGCAGGCGGTGATCACGGAGGTCAAGAGCAACACCTATTATGCCAGGATTCACCTGCTCACCGCGGATGGCGAACAAACGGTGGACTCGCGTCCGAGCGATGCGATCGCCTTGGCGCTTCGCACCAACTGTCCGATTTTTGTGACGCAGGAGGTTCTGAAGCAGCGGGGCGGCACGAATCTGGACGCATGGCTGGAGCGGTTCGGGACAAAGAATCTCGGGAAGTAA
- a CDS encoding N-acetyl-gamma-glutamyl-phosphate reductase has protein sequence MITVAVAGASGYTGGELLRLLLGHPRVKITAVTSEKSAGSPVAASFPHLASVLSLSFEALAPEEISKRADVIFLALPHTKSLAPVAACLAAGKHVIDLSADYRLKDPVLYETWYQTPHLHPNLLREAVYGLPELHRDAIKSARLVASPGCYPTAAILQMAPLVAKGLVTPDTLVIDAKSGVSGAGRSPALPYHFPEAHESIEAYKVGQHRHIPEIEQELGLLSRRSAAKTAALRVAFTPHLVPMNRGILSTAYCRLREPLGQDEVRALYADFYKGEPFIRLQSGNASANPRHVRGSNFCDLSAFSDARSGWVVTVAALDNLVKGAAGQAIQAMNLMLGFPEDMGLRSPGVFP, from the coding sequence ATCATCACCGTGGCGGTGGCGGGGGCCAGCGGCTACACAGGCGGTGAGTTGCTGCGCCTGTTGCTCGGGCATCCGCGCGTGAAGATCACGGCGGTCACCTCGGAAAAGTCAGCCGGGAGTCCCGTGGCCGCCTCGTTCCCCCACCTGGCGTCGGTGCTTTCCCTGTCCTTTGAAGCCCTGGCTCCGGAGGAGATCTCGAAGCGCGCCGACGTGATCTTTTTGGCCCTCCCCCACACCAAATCGCTGGCGCCGGTTGCGGCCTGCCTGGCCGCTGGCAAGCACGTGATTGATTTAAGCGCCGACTACCGGCTGAAAGATCCGGTGCTCTATGAAACCTGGTACCAGACGCCGCATCTCCATCCGAACTTATTGCGCGAGGCAGTCTATGGATTGCCGGAGCTGCACCGGGATGCGATTAAGTCGGCGCGCCTAGTGGCCTCTCCTGGTTGTTACCCAACCGCAGCCATCTTGCAGATGGCGCCATTGGTCGCCAAGGGACTGGTAACGCCGGATACGCTGGTGATCGATGCCAAGTCCGGGGTCTCCGGCGCGGGGCGGAGCCCGGCGCTCCCCTATCATTTTCCCGAAGCCCATGAGTCCATTGAGGCCTACAAGGTCGGCCAGCATCGTCATATTCCCGAGATCGAGCAGGAGTTGGGTCTGCTCAGCCGGCGTTCGGCAGCGAAGACGGCCGCCTTGCGAGTGGCCTTTACTCCCCACTTGGTGCCGATGAATCGCGGCATCCTCAGCACCGCCTATTGCCGGCTGCGCGAGCCGCTGGGACAGGATGAGGTGAGAGCCCTGTACGCGGACTTCTATAAGGGGGAGCCCTTCATCCGGCTCCAGAGCGGGAACGCCTCCGCCAATCCGCGCCACGTCCGCGGATCAAACTTCTGCGACCTGTCCGCCTTTTCGGACGCGCGATCCGGTTGGGTGGTCACCGTCGCGGCGTTGGACAACCTGGTGAAGGGAGCTGCGGGCCAGGCGATTCAGGCCATGAATTTGATGTTGGGGTTTCCGGAAGACATGGGCCTCCGCTCGCCGGGAGTCTTCCCGTGA
- the argJ gene encoding bifunctional glutamate N-acetyltransferase/amino-acid acetyltransferase ArgJ: MKPTTIHKIPGGITAPRGFLAAGLHAGIKKPSILDLALVASEQPGPVAGLFTTNQVAAAPVVLDRLHLKQGQGMGRAFIVNSGNANACTGAQGLADAKAMATLAAQCLGVPVRSIFVSSTGVIGQFLPMTAIRQGVPRLVQRLRRTGGREAAKAILTTDLKAKEVALRARIAGHVVTVGGMAKGSGMIHPNMATMLAYLTTDAAITPPVLQRALRVAAETSFNCISVDGDTSTNDTVLCLANGLAGNAPLRDGTKELASFQALLSEACRSLAMHICRDGEGVTKIVQVLVTGAKSTADAKAVANTVGTSCLVKTAFFGEDANWGRIMAAVGRVGVRIRPERIGLTIEGAPIVKGGVSLGHAAERAIAKLFRRREFRIVIDLGLGSAQGAIWTTDLSYEYVRINASYRS; this comes from the coding sequence ATGAAGCCGACGACCATTCACAAGATCCCCGGCGGGATCACGGCCCCGCGCGGCTTTCTCGCTGCCGGTCTCCATGCCGGCATCAAAAAACCCTCGATCCTGGATCTGGCGCTTGTGGCCTCCGAACAGCCGGGGCCTGTTGCCGGGCTGTTTACCACCAACCAAGTTGCCGCCGCCCCCGTGGTCCTGGATCGACTCCATCTCAAGCAAGGGCAAGGGATGGGGCGCGCCTTCATCGTCAACAGCGGCAATGCCAACGCCTGTACCGGCGCCCAGGGGTTGGCCGACGCGAAGGCAATGGCCACGTTGGCGGCTCAGTGCCTTGGCGTGCCCGTTCGTTCGATCTTTGTCAGCTCCACCGGGGTCATCGGCCAGTTCTTGCCGATGACCGCGATCAGGCAGGGAGTCCCGCGATTGGTCCAGCGGCTGCGCCGGACCGGAGGACGGGAGGCGGCCAAGGCAATTCTGACGACGGATCTGAAGGCCAAGGAAGTGGCCCTGCGGGCGCGGATCGCCGGGCATGTGGTGACGGTCGGCGGAATGGCCAAGGGGTCCGGAATGATTCATCCGAACATGGCCACCATGCTGGCCTATCTGACCACGGATGCGGCGATCACACCGCCGGTATTGCAGCGAGCGCTGCGGGTGGCGGCCGAGACGTCGTTCAACTGCATTTCGGTGGATGGGGACACCAGCACCAACGACACCGTCCTCTGTCTAGCAAACGGCCTGGCGGGTAATGCTCCGTTGCGCGACGGCACGAAGGAGTTGGCTTCATTCCAGGCCTTGCTCAGCGAAGCCTGCCGTTCGCTGGCCATGCATATCTGCCGCGACGGTGAAGGGGTGACGAAGATCGTGCAGGTTCTGGTCACGGGGGCGAAGTCAACGGCTGACGCGAAGGCCGTGGCTAACACCGTCGGCACCTCCTGCCTGGTCAAGACCGCCTTCTTCGGGGAAGACGCGAACTGGGGCCGGATCATGGCGGCCGTCGGGCGCGTCGGCGTGCGCATCAGACCCGAGCGGATCGGGTTGACCATCGAAGGGGCGCCGATCGTCAAAGGCGGCGTCAGTCTTGGGCACGCCGCGGAGCGAGCCATTGCAAAGCTGTTCCGCCGGCGGGAGTTTCGAATCGTGATCGACTTGGGACTCGGCTCTGCGCAGGGCGCCATCTGGACGACCGACCTCTCCTACGAGTATGTGCGGATCAACGCGTCCTATCGATCGTAG
- a CDS encoding c-type cytochrome biogenesis protein CcsB, which translates to MPVTFFIATIVLYFAGTGFFLAYLLRRSEALSRVSLGVTAVGFLTHTLALLTRMLEAGQVTLASFHEAMSFFSWALVLVFLFVEIRQRIHVLGSFILPLALISLLSAAALPKEVPTLEPVLKTVWVHVTLSMLGTVGFAVAFVAGIMYLIQDGLLKSKRFNVLYSKLPPLDFLDRLNQQSIVMGFPLLTMGIIAGAFSAEFAQGSYLSWNPEQLWALVTWLFYFVVLMGRLTVGWRAKRAAYLTIIGFAGVVLTFIGVVLKAHGAVA; encoded by the coding sequence ATGCCGGTCACGTTTTTTATCGCGACGATCGTCCTCTATTTTGCAGGCACAGGTTTTTTCCTGGCCTACCTGCTCCGACGATCGGAGGCCCTATCACGGGTCTCCCTGGGCGTCACGGCGGTCGGATTCCTGACCCATACCCTGGCTCTATTGACACGCATGCTGGAGGCGGGACAGGTGACGCTGGCCAGCTTCCACGAAGCCATGTCGTTTTTTTCCTGGGCACTCGTGCTGGTGTTTCTGTTTGTGGAGATCCGTCAGCGTATCCATGTCCTCGGCTCGTTTATTCTTCCCCTGGCCTTGATTTCCCTCCTGTCCGCCGCGGCTCTGCCCAAAGAGGTCCCGACGCTGGAGCCGGTGCTCAAGACCGTCTGGGTCCACGTGACGCTCAGTATGTTGGGCACGGTCGGATTCGCCGTGGCGTTCGTGGCCGGAATCATGTACCTGATCCAGGATGGCCTGCTCAAATCCAAGCGATTCAATGTCCTCTACAGCAAGTTGCCGCCGCTGGACTTTCTGGACCGACTGAACCAGCAGTCCATCGTGATGGGATTTCCGCTCCTGACCATGGGCATTATCGCGGGCGCCTTTTCCGCCGAGTTCGCGCAAGGTTCATACCTTAGTTGGAATCCCGAACAACTCTGGGCGCTGGTCACTTGGCTGTTTTATTTCGTGGTGCTGATGGGACGTCTGACCGTCGGCTGGCGGGCCAAGCGTGCCGCCTATCTGACGATCATCGGGTTTGCCGGAGTGGTCTTGACCTTCATCGGCGTGGTGCTGAAAGCCCATGGAGCCGTCGCATGA
- a CDS encoding glutamyl-tRNA reductase — protein MNIIAVGLSHKTAPVEVRERLAVPESRLGEALHRLCGYQGIKEGVLLSTCNRVEVYAVVDDVDAGFARVQEFLADTHLSLSSEQLTPHLYWHTDGRAISHLFRVAASLDSMVIGEPQILGQLKDAFEASLTHKASGVVLNKLLQKAISTAKRVRTETKIAETAVSVSYAAVELAKKIFSNLSEKTVLLVGAGEMAKLAAKHLINNGVQRVMITTRNPQGAIELAQRFNGTSIPFDEFRRAMAEADIVLCSTGAAHYLIRAADVEEAVRRRMNRPIFLIDISVPRNIEPAVKDIDNAFLFDIDDLEMRVEQNREERRREAVKAEGMIEEEVVTSLQWLKSLDVTPTIVALRKRAEDIKQTEIDKVMARLGHLSAQERGAIEGLASAIVNKLLHGPLVTLKAEAHSAGSSMYVEAAKRFFSLDADQLPPAIPAEPTLARSESRGAAQVPAPAAALKQSAPGGEPEQKRA, from the coding sequence ATGAACATCATCGCGGTCGGCTTGAGCCATAAGACGGCTCCCGTGGAGGTGCGCGAGCGGCTGGCCGTCCCGGAGAGCCGATTGGGCGAAGCGCTGCACCGGTTGTGCGGCTACCAGGGGATCAAAGAAGGCGTGCTCCTCTCCACGTGCAACCGCGTCGAGGTCTATGCCGTCGTGGACGATGTCGATGCCGGCTTTGCGCGGGTGCAGGAGTTTCTGGCCGATACGCATCTCTCTCTGTCTTCCGAGCAACTCACGCCGCACCTCTATTGGCATACCGACGGCCGCGCGATCAGTCACCTGTTTCGGGTCGCGGCCAGCCTGGATTCCATGGTCATCGGAGAACCGCAAATCCTGGGCCAACTCAAGGACGCGTTCGAGGCCTCCTTGACGCATAAAGCCAGCGGGGTGGTGCTCAACAAGCTGTTGCAGAAAGCGATTTCGACAGCCAAGCGGGTCCGGACGGAAACCAAGATCGCCGAAACCGCGGTGTCGGTTAGTTACGCCGCCGTCGAACTTGCCAAGAAGATCTTCTCGAACCTCAGCGAGAAGACGGTCCTGCTGGTCGGAGCGGGGGAGATGGCCAAACTGGCCGCCAAACACCTGATCAACAACGGCGTGCAGCGGGTCATGATCACCACCCGGAATCCCCAAGGCGCGATCGAACTGGCGCAACGATTCAACGGCACCTCGATTCCCTTCGATGAATTCCGCCGGGCCATGGCGGAGGCCGATATCGTCCTCTGCTCGACCGGCGCCGCGCACTACCTGATCCGGGCCGCCGACGTGGAAGAAGCCGTCCGGCGGCGCATGAACCGCCCCATTTTCCTGATCGACATCTCTGTGCCGCGCAATATCGAACCGGCCGTCAAGGACATCGACAACGCGTTTCTATTCGACATTGACGATCTGGAAATGCGGGTCGAGCAGAACCGGGAAGAACGCCGGCGCGAGGCGGTCAAGGCGGAAGGCATGATCGAGGAAGAGGTGGTCACCAGCCTCCAGTGGCTTAAGTCCTTGGACGTCACCCCGACGATCGTCGCCCTGCGCAAACGGGCCGAAGACATCAAGCAAACGGAGATCGACAAGGTCATGGCCCGGCTCGGACACCTGTCGGCGCAAGAACGAGGCGCTATCGAGGGATTGGCCTCCGCCATTGTCAACAAGCTGCTGCACGGTCCCTTGGTGACGCTGAAAGCGGAAGCCCATTCCGCCGGCAGCTCCATGTACGTCGAAGCCGCCAAGCGATTTTTCAGCCTGGATGCAGACCAGTTGCCGCCCGCCATCCCCGCGGAGCCCACCCTGGCCAGGAGCGAGAGCAGGGGGGCGGCACAGGTTCCGGCACCGGCGGCAGCCTTGAAACAAAGCGCGCCAGGCGGAGAACCGGAGCAGAAGCGGGCGTAA
- a CDS encoding 50S ribosomal protein L13, which translates to MMGTYLEKPADVVRKWYLVDANGKTLGRLAARVAILLRGKHKPTFTPHVDTGDHVVVINAGKVHLTGDKMRTKLYIHHTGYPGGLKTTSAEHLHAKNPTELLARAIKGMLPKNTLGKQMARKLKVYPGAEHPHHAQRPEVLAL; encoded by the coding sequence ATCATGGGAACCTATCTTGAGAAACCGGCGGACGTCGTGCGCAAGTGGTATCTGGTGGATGCCAACGGCAAGACGCTCGGTCGTTTGGCGGCACGGGTCGCCATCTTATTGCGCGGCAAACACAAGCCTACGTTCACGCCCCATGTGGACACGGGGGACCATGTGGTGGTGATCAATGCGGGCAAGGTGCATCTGACCGGCGACAAGATGCGCACCAAGTTGTACATCCATCACACCGGTTATCCCGGCGGGCTCAAAACCACCTCCGCCGAACATCTGCACGCGAAGAACCCCACGGAGTTGCTGGCTCGGGCCATCAAGGGCATGCTCCCGAAAAACACGCTGGGAAAGCAGATGGCGAGAAAGTTGAAAGTCTATCCGGGGGCCGAGCATCCGCACCATGCGCAACGCCCGGAAGTGCTCGCGCTCTAA